A single genomic interval of Heteronotia binoei isolate CCM8104 ecotype False Entrance Well chromosome 11, APGP_CSIRO_Hbin_v1, whole genome shotgun sequence harbors:
- the CLDN5 gene encoding claudin-5 — MASAALELLGLALSILGWAGAILASGLPMWQVSAFVEANIVTAQTTWEGLWMACVAHSTGHMQCKVYDSILSLPAELQAGRTLMVVAALLGLVALLVTVVGAQCTTCVRAGRAKAWIAGVGGALFVLCGLLVLIPPSWFANIIISNFYDPATRSKREMGAALYVAWAASALLLLGGALICCPCARQEESSAFPVKYSAPRRPTSNAAAANGDYDKKNYV, encoded by the coding sequence ATGGCATCGGCGgcgctggagctgctgggcttGGCGCTCTCCATCTTGGGCTGGGCGGGCGCGATCCTGGCGTCGGGCTTGCCCATGTGGCAGGTCTCGGCCTTCGTGGAGGCCAACATCGTGACGGCGCAGACCACCTGGGAGGGCCTGTGGATGGCCTGCGTGGCGCACAGCACCGGGCACATGCAGTGCAAGGTCTACGACTCCATCCTCTCGCTGCCCGCCGAGCTGCAGGCCGGGCGCACCCTCATGgtggtggcggcgctgctggGGCTGGTGGCCCTGCTGGTGACGGTGGTGGGCGCCCAGTGCACCACCTGCGTGCGGGCCGGGCGGGCCAAGGCCTGGATCGCCGGCGTCGGGGGCGCCCTCTTCGTCCTCTGCGGCCTGCTGGTCCTCATCCCGCCCAGCTGGTTCGCCAACATCATCATCAGCAACTTCTACGACCCCGCGACGCGCTCCAAGCGGGAGATGGGCGCCGCCCTCTACGTCGCCTGGGCAGCCTCGGCCCTGCTGCTCCTCGGCGGCGCCCTCATCTGCTGCCCCTGCGCCCGCCAGGAGGAGAGCTCCGCCTTCCCCGTCAAGTACTCGGCCCCCCGGCGGCCCACCTCCAACGCCGCCGCCGCCAACGGGGACTACGACAAGAAGAACTACGTCTGA